ATCGAGCATTATATTATTTCTTCTGGTTTGAAAGAGATGATAGAAGGAACATCAATTGCGAATGAGTTTAAAGAACTATACGCAACATCTTTCTATTTTGATGAAGACGGGGTGGCTGTTTGGCCTGCTCAAGTAGTTAATTATACTAACAAGACACAGTTCCTTTTCCGTATCTCAAAGGGAGTACTCGATGTAAATGATGATGCTGTTAATGATTCTTTTGCACCAGATGAAATCAGAGTTCCTTTTCGGAATATGGTTTATCTAGGGGACAGCGATACGGATATTCCTTGTATGAAATTGGTAAATTCTCAAGGCGGATATTCTATAGGTGTTTTTAATCCAGATGAAAAGGATAAAGTGAAGGCGAAAAATAAAGTCTATAAAATGATGAGGGATAATCGTATTTCTTATTTTGCCCCTGCAGATTATTCGGAAGGTAGCGAGCTTGATGAACTAGTGAAATTGATCATTGATAAAACTGTGTACAACGAAAAATTGTACAAGAAAAAGTATATTAATCAGAAGGAAGCTATCGAACAAGAAAAACCAAGAGAAGAACAGGAGAAGATAGATTTAATCAACTCTTTAGAAAGTAGTGCTAGTTTCAAAAGTACTCATGCTATTATCGAGAAATTATCAAAATATACTAGTTGGAAACCAGAAGAAATAGAAGATCTCTTAGAAATTGCAGTGGAAAATACACAGGTATTACATATTTTGAATGACCAAGATATTAAAGAGTTTTACCAGTATCTAATTGAAAAACTTAGTAGTAATACTAAAGACTCAATTAGAAATAAAGTGGAAAAAATTCAAGAAAAGATTGAATCATAAATTGTAGACGAGAAGATTTAGGTGAGATATGGCGGAGAAAAATTTTATAGAACTAGATAAAATTGATACCTCAACTGCGGCGCAAAATTTTGCAAATTTATTAAACGAGAATAAGACGTATTTTTTGAATGGTACTTGGGGATCAGGTAAGTCTAATTTTCTAAAACAAGTTGACAATTTAAAACCTGTAAACAATAAAAAAAAAGTTAAACTAGTAACCATTGATTTTTGGAGATTAAATGACAGTCGTTCAACATTAGAGACAGTTTTTGCTAATTTACATCCATTTGTTTATTGGAGCTTAAGATTAATTATAATTCTATGCATTGCATTATCAATCCTAATGACTAATGTAGTTGATTTGGGTCTAAGTGTTTTTGTACCTACTTGGGTTATATTGGGTGCAGGAGTGGTTGCTTTAATAGTCGCAATCCATCAGTTTTTGAAAATAAAGTCAGACGGAATTTATAGTCGGTTATTGACGATAAATTGCCCTTCATTTAAGAACAAAGTCTTAGTTGTTGATGACTTTGATAGGATGACTCTGGCTCAACAGGAAGCAAGTTATAAAGTTTTTAGTTTATTAAATGGCAAACTTCCGATTATATTTGTTGGAGATATAGAACTTTTACATAAAAATGATAATAATTACCTTTCAAAAATTATAGACAGAAGATTTGATATTCCTTATGTTTTACATCCTATGAAAATATGGGGAGATTATTTTGAACAATTAGAGGAGAGATTTAAAATAAAGCTTTCTGATGAATTCAAGAGGGTCTTCATAAGGGACGTTAAAAATTTAAGAGACAGAGAACGTTTCAATGATTATGTTAATTTGGAATTAATCGGTCGTGATAAAAAGGAATATGTCCAAATTGAGCAACAGCTGGTTGTTCTTTATCTCTATCTTTACTATCAAGAAGCATATAAGTCTCTAAAGAATGGTAGGGAAGGAATTGAAATAAATTCAGATAAGATGTGGCTAATCCAAG
The window above is part of the Streptococcus sp. Marseille-Q6470 genome. Proteins encoded here:
- a CDS encoding HAD family hydrolase, translated to MPDTTFKREKKTDRPVIALCYDFDKTLSPDDMQAQGYIQTVQPEGSDVIGDFWKESNNRAAANNMDKNLAYMYTMKKKARGQIVFTKEKLADYGSKVALFEGVKDWFKRIRDYGAERDIIIEHYIISSGLKEMIEGTSIANEFKELYATSFYFDEDGVAVWPAQVVNYTNKTQFLFRISKGVLDVNDDAVNDSFAPDEIRVPFRNMVYLGDSDTDIPCMKLVNSQGGYSIGVFNPDEKDKVKAKNKVYKMMRDNRISYFAPADYSEGSELDELVKLIIDKTVYNEKLYKKKYINQKEAIEQEKPREEQEKIDLINSLESSASFKSTHAIIEKLSKYTSWKPEEIEDLLEIAVENTQVLHILNDQDIKEFYQYLIEKLSSNTKDSIRNKVEKIQEKIES
- a CDS encoding KAP family NTPase; the protein is MAEKNFIELDKIDTSTAAQNFANLLNENKTYFLNGTWGSGKSNFLKQVDNLKPVNNKKKVKLVTIDFWRLNDSRSTLETVFANLHPFVYWSLRLIIILCIALSILMTNVVDLGLSVFVPTWVILGAGVVALIVAIHQFLKIKSDGIYSRLLTINCPSFKNKVLVVDDFDRMTLAQQEASYKVFSLLNGKLPIIFVGDIELLHKNDNNYLSKIIDRRFDIPYVLHPMKIWGDYFEQLEERFKIKLSDEFKRVFIRDVKNLRDRERFNDYVNLELIGRDKKEYVQIEQQLVVLYLYLYYQEAYKSLKNGREGIEINSDKMWLIQELQTILFERNDLYPVCYHSNCEAYFINEIPSNRKIDELILIFNNRKQLSTEILNNQQDFFDYIKNFENLTENQQELLFQQTLEFSKLGKNNMLMDSIIQKKVKKEIPDYNPSFISTKMIKDVADFLRYKLSEEDLSEIFYFIIKHKIFQYYDFRNSQIGEELYSKIERFNRKAQILLIYIYSHNIQERFSEWDNELLQKIENLDTEDFLDFLLQIGCIVNSQDYGDEFLTANKTYTTNFNNLAGDTYKTRSVEIFKSFYNRLMKLNNEGYVIKDPE